CCTCCTTCACGCCGACTACAACATCCGGCAGCTGGTCTCCTACGAAGACTACTTCCGCACCATCCGCACCCTCGGCATGGGCCAGCCCGCGATCGACCAGGCGTTCCGGCGCATGGTGTTCAACCTTGCCGCACGCAATCAGGACGATCACGTCAAGAACATCGCCTTCCTGATGGGACCCGACGGCCGCTGGCGCCTCGCCCCCGCCTTCGACGTGACCTGGGCCTACGGCAGCAACTGGACGCTCACCCACCAGATGACCGTCGGCGGCAAGGACGACGACTTCACCCGCGACGACCTGCTCGCGGTGGGGCGTGCCTTCGATGTCCCGCATGACGGCGCCGAGATCCTCGGTGAGGTCGATGCCGCGCTGACGACGTGGGAGCCGGAGGCGAAGGTGACGGGGTTAAGTGCCGAGCAGATCGGAGCGATCAGTTCGACTTTTCGGCGATTCGTGTAGCGCGGCTCGGGTGGAAGATCTCAGACGCGTCACCATGCGACGCGCTGCCGATGAACGCAGGCCCGCTCCCCGACCGGTGGGCGACGAGGGCAATCGAGGTCACGCCGCCCGCGTCCTTCCCGCTCCCCGCACCGCCATCCACAACGCGGCGCCCATCTCACCCAGCCCTGCCGGCTTCCGGATCCAGCGAACAATCGCCATTTCCGGATAGCCGGGGAGCAGCATCGTCGCCACGAAGTGCGTGACATAGCCGACGCCGCCCACCATCAGCACCACGCCGAGCGCCTTCGGGAGAAACCCCGAGCGATAGACCAGGTAGCCGAACGGCAAGAGCCACAGCCCCCAGAAGATCTGCGCCATCAACTGGCCGTTCTGGTAGGTCGAGAGCTCCGCCGACACCCCTGCCGCCATCACCTCGGGGGTGAGCGACGCATTGCCGATCAACGTGAGAATGTCCAGCAGGTGCACCTGGTTCAGGAACGCAATCGGTGCGCTGACCGCCGCCAGTGCCACCATCGCGACCGCGGCTCGTGGACTCACGTGGTGCAGCACGCGGTAGAGCTCCAGCGGGAGCAGCAGGAACGCGGTGTAACAGACGTAGCCGGAGACGATCCCCAGCCGCCAGAGGTATTCGTTCGCCACCAGATTCTGCACCGTGCGCGTCGGGTCACCGTCGACGAGGAGCCGCGAGGGGACGATGCCGAGGGTGAACAACCCGGTCACAACAACCACAAGATAGATCAGCCCGGCACTGCGCGTCGAGGTGCGGCTCATGCGGCACGCCTCGGCCACGTCCACGCCATCCAGACGATGCTCACGGTAAGCGCCACCTCGATGACTCCGAGCAGAAGGTAGAAGCGCCACGCGCCCGGCATCGTGAGCAGCATGCTCGCGGTGAACAACACCCCCGCCACGATGTTCAGCCACCGGCTCACCCGCGGCGCCAGCACCAGCGAGAGCACGACCATCAGCGACGGCATCGCCATCATCGTCGCGGTGCCCAGGAGCACCTGCTGGGTCACCGCGCCGAGGGGACCCATTCGGCCGTCGAGCAGCTGCTGGATCTTTCCGGGCACGTACAAGCCGAAGTAATCGCCGTAGAGGTAACAGAGGGTGACGCTGACCCAGAGCATCGACAACAGCAGCGGCCTCGGCAGCGGCATACGTTCCAGCGGGTGAACGTGTTCAGCGTCGTGCACGGTGATGCTCCCGGCGAAGGTGCTGGTGCAATGTAGTCCTCGCTCCCTACGGCCGACGAAACCGCCCCCGATCGATTGCCACATTGAATTCGACCTTGTCGATCTGCAGACGCACCGGCGCAGGCGATCCCTCCACCATGATCTCCATCACGTATGGCACCTGAATTCCCTGCACGACGCGATAGTCACCGCTCGTGATGCTCATCGACGCGTCGCGCCCCATGACCGGCCGGCGCTGCATTCGCAACACCTCCAGATAGCTCCGCGCGTCCAGGTGCACCGTGGCCGTGCGGCCATTCGGCCAACGCACGTTCACGGCATGCACCGGGATGGCGGTGCCACGCACCTGGACCACTCTCGGTCCGGCGTAGGTCACCACGATTCCCTTCGCCGCGGCACCGATCAACGGCCCGTCGAAGTCGGTCTCTTCGAGAAAGTCCGCCAGCTCCGCGGCCGGCACGTCCGTCGCCTTGCCGTCGCGTGAGGCGAAGGGGTCGATGCGCCACGGCTTCGCCCCGTCGGTCGCGGTGATCTGCACCGCCCCCGCCACGGTCGCGTCCTTGCGGAGCAGGTTCGGACGCATCGCCTCGCTCACGACCGGGATCGCCTCGGGCAGGATCCCGGTCACCTTCATCGCAACGCGACGATTCTGGATCTTGTCGAGCGGGCCACTCGCCGCTGCATAGCGCGCCAGCAAAGTGGGCAGCGGCATCGCGGCCGGTGGAGCAGGCGCCTGCGCACCGAGCGCCGCAGGCATCAGAAGAAGCAGGGCAAGTGCACGCATCAGAGTTGTTCCAGTGTTGGAGGGAGTTGGCCAGGCACGCGGATGGCGACGGCCGTTGAGAAGTGCGCCGACGAAGGTCGAACGCACCAACCAGTGATAGGAGAGGAGCAGGAGCAGGATCGTCGTCCCGAGGAGCAGCACAAACTTCACCGGCCAGGGGAGCCGCCAGTCGCGCATCAGGAGCTGCAATCCGAGCAGCAGCGGGAGGTGGGCCAGGTAGATCCAGTACGAGGCATCGGCGAGGTAGCGGCGCGTGGGCGACAGCGCCGGCAGGAAGTGCAAGCCAAGGCCGATGAGCCCGCAGGTCCAACTCCACACTCCCAGGGCGTAGAGCGCGGCGAAGTACAGCTTCTGCGCCCCGAATGCCGCCGGCATAAGACGCGGCGTCAGGCCCCCCATTGCCAGGCACGCCGCCGTGGCGGCAATGGCCATCACCAGGGAGAGCGCCCACCACCGCTCAATGCGCTGCAGCAACAGCTCGGCCTGACGATGCATCACCCAGCCGAGGCCGAAGGCGAGTCCGTAGCTCAGCAGCGCGGCGCGGTTCGGCAGCAGACCGGTGTCCGGCGTCGGAATCCCGAACCACCCCATCCAGTACGGCGTGTCGTAGAGCCACCACGTCACCGGGAGGGCCAGCACCACGGGCGTCCACGGCCCGATCAGGAGTCGCATGCTGGCATCCGCCATGGTGCGCAGGCGCCCTGCGCGGTCAAGCAGCACGACGACGCCGCGCACGAGGAGCGCGCCGGAATACAACCAGAGGAGTAGATAGAGGAACCAGAGGTGCGCGAGTGGGAAGGTCGCGACCGTGAGTCTCCCTTCAATGGCCGAGCTGCCCGGCACCGACACCTGCAGCACGGCATCGATGACACCGAGCACGATCGGCCAGGCCAGCACCAGCGGCACCCCGATGCGCAGCGCGCGCTGACGCAGGAAGCCGGCGGTCCCGAGCCGCTCACGGACCACGC
The DNA window shown above is from Gemmatimonadota bacterium and carries:
- a CDS encoding acyltransferase family protein, with translation MTHAAPARWHGLDAVRGFALVAGVVLHASMAFLPGPQLWLVADATRSTTLSVAFFTIHMARMTLFFVLAGFFGRVVRERLGTAGFLRQRALRIGVPLVLAWPIVLGVIDAVLQVSVPGSSAIEGRLTVATFPLAHLWFLYLLLWLYSGALLVRGVVVLLDRAGRLRTMADASMRLLIGPWTPVVLALPVTWWLYDTPYWMGWFGIPTPDTGLLPNRAALLSYGLAFGLGWVMHRQAELLLQRIERWWALSLVMAIAATAACLAMGGLTPRLMPAAFGAQKLYFAALYALGVWSWTCGLIGLGLHFLPALSPTRRYLADASYWIYLAHLPLLLGLQLLMRDWRLPWPVKFVLLLGTTILLLLLSYHWLVRSTFVGALLNGRRHPRAWPTPSNTGTTLMRALALLLLMPAALGAQAPAPPAAMPLPTLLARYAAASGPLDKIQNRRVAMKVTGILPEAIPVVSEAMRPNLLRKDATVAGAVQITATDGAKPWRIDPFASRDGKATDVPAAELADFLEETDFDGPLIGAAAKGIVVTYAGPRVVQVRGTAIPVHAVNVRWPNGRTATVHLDARSYLEVLRMQRRPVMGRDASMSITSGDYRVVQGIQVPYVMEIMVEGSPAPVRLQIDKVEFNVAIDRGRFRRP
- a CDS encoding DUF4386 domain-containing protein, which encodes MSRTSTRSAGLIYLVVVVTGLFTLGIVPSRLLVDGDPTRTVQNLVANEYLWRLGIVSGYVCYTAFLLLPLELYRVLHHVSPRAAVAMVALAAVSAPIAFLNQVHLLDILTLIGNASLTPEVMAAGVSAELSTYQNGQLMAQIFWGLWLLPFGYLVYRSGFLPKALGVVLMVGGVGYVTHFVATMLLPGYPEMAIVRWIRKPAGLGEMGAALWMAVRGAGRTRAA